The following proteins come from a genomic window of Dreissena polymorpha isolate Duluth1 chromosome 1, UMN_Dpol_1.0, whole genome shotgun sequence:
- the LOC127864668 gene encoding uncharacterized protein LOC127864668: protein MVRQEIELPWSCDQCREHPAAVLDHTAAYEPAADEPTEPAADEPADYAANGIQDNSFNVHEDIRERPHIQNGELPDPPPNRNVIPDGPVTYEVVEGATRKGGQMLLGSDGYTYVVKRSNPVTCFVYWVCNVRSKAKHCSAWVNSMAKIV from the exons ATGGTGAGGCAGGAGATTGAACTTCCCTGGTCTTGCGACCAGTGTCGGGAACATCCTGCTGCCGTACTTGACCATACCGCTGCATATGAACCCGCTGCCGACGAACCAACAGAACCCGCTGCCGACGAACCAGCAGACTATGCAGCCAACGGGATTCAAGATAATTCTTTCAATGTCCATGAAGACATAAGAGAGAGACCTCACATACAGAATGG GGAATTACCAGACCCACCACCCAACAGGAATGTCATCCCAGATGGTCCCGTTACGTATGAGGTGGTAGAAGGAGCCACAAGAAAAGGTGGACAGATGCTCCTTGGGAGTGACGGATATACATACGTAGTAAAA AGAAGCAATCCAGTTACTTGCTTTGTGTACTGGGTGTGCAATGTGAGGTCGAAAGCTAAGCACTGTTCTGCCTGGGTGAACAGTATGGCGAAGATCGTGTAA
- the LOC127864667 gene encoding uncharacterized protein LOC127864667, whose translation MGIRPKDPLPNELEFEIDTENIKSIDFLVDDIRLDGARHILFATPVQLQLLQRAKRWFIDGTFKVVSRPFYQLMSIHAFIKKDDSVEQVPLLFVLMSRRQKRDYIAVFQSLIQHLAPEQVNVEWFMLDYEAAIYGSVTRCGLSATYSQGGDTYGFIRKVLALPFLPSEHIQGAYEELRMQAANGPEELHRLMAYVDRNVD comes from the exons ATGGGGATACGGCCAAAAGACCCTCTACCGAATGAGCTTGAGTTTGAA ATAGACACAGAGAACATCAAGTCGATCGATTTTCTTGTTGACGACATCAGGCTCGATGGTGCTCGTCACATTCTGTTTGCAACACCAGTGCAACTGCAACTTCTTCAGCGGGCCAAGCGGTGGTTCATTGATGGGACCTTCAAGGTTGTGAGTCGTCCCTTTTATCAGCTGATGTCAATCCACGCCTTCATCAAGAAAGACGACTCGGTCGAACAGGTTCCATTACTGTTTGTCCTCATGTCCCGTCGGCAGAAGAGGGACTATATTGCT GTGTTTCAATCCCTGATCCAGCATCTAGCCCCAGAACAGGTCAACGTGGAGTGGTTTATGTTGGATTATGAAGCAG CGATCTACGGTAGTGTGACACGTTGTGGTCTCAGTGCAACCTACAGTCAGGGAGGAGACACGTATGGATTCATCCGGAAGGTTCTTGCACTGCCATTCCTACCATCAGAACACATACAAGGAGCCTACGAAGAATTACGGATGCAAGCGGCCAACGGACCAGAAGAGCTGCACAGACTGATGGCGTACGTCGACAGAAACGTGGATTAA